Proteins from a single region of Sphingopyxis sp. BSN-002:
- a CDS encoding NADPH:quinone reductase: MEKSVMKAAWYDQKGSAADVLVVGEQPVPVAQAGELLIRVRASGVNPSDTKARQGARGRTDMPFPLIIPHQDGAGEVVAAGSAADAAWIGKRVWFYEAQLGRPFGAAAEYVALPVRQVSELPDAASFEEGASLGVPAMTAHRSIFADGPVAGKTVFVSGGAGAVGRYAIQFAKLGGATVIASVSRDEQAQSALAAGADFIVNRKTDDIVARVREFTGKERGVDRFVEVAFGANLDVIAALLAPRGVVATYASDAVPEPALPFWPLVMLDATIRFVLVYVMDAAAHAEAQRAIAEALEAGALTHNIAARYPLDDIVAAHEFLESGKALGKVIVAS, encoded by the coding sequence GTGGAAAAATCCGTCATGAAGGCCGCCTGGTACGATCAAAAGGGAAGCGCCGCCGATGTGCTCGTCGTCGGCGAGCAGCCGGTGCCGGTAGCGCAGGCCGGCGAACTGTTGATCCGCGTCCGCGCCTCTGGGGTGAACCCATCGGACACGAAGGCCCGGCAGGGCGCGCGTGGACGCACCGACATGCCGTTTCCGCTGATCATTCCGCATCAGGACGGCGCGGGCGAAGTCGTCGCGGCCGGATCGGCTGCGGACGCAGCATGGATCGGCAAACGCGTCTGGTTCTATGAAGCACAGCTGGGCAGGCCGTTCGGCGCCGCCGCCGAATATGTCGCGCTGCCGGTTCGGCAGGTTTCGGAACTGCCCGACGCTGCGTCGTTCGAGGAAGGCGCGAGCCTGGGCGTGCCGGCGATGACCGCGCATCGCAGCATATTCGCCGACGGCCCTGTCGCCGGGAAGACCGTCTTCGTCTCGGGCGGTGCAGGCGCAGTCGGGCGCTACGCCATCCAGTTCGCCAAGCTTGGCGGTGCGACGGTCATCGCAAGCGTCAGCCGCGACGAGCAGGCGCAGTCGGCGCTTGCGGCCGGTGCGGACTTCATCGTCAATCGCAAGACCGACGACATCGTCGCGCGCGTCCGCGAGTTCACCGGCAAGGAGCGCGGTGTCGACCGCTTCGTCGAAGTCGCGTTCGGCGCCAATCTCGATGTTATCGCCGCTCTGCTCGCGCCGCGCGGCGTTGTCGCAACCTATGCATCGGATGCGGTGCCCGAGCCGGCACTGCCCTTCTGGCCGCTCGTCATGCTCGATGCGACGATCCGCTTTGTTCTCGTCTATGTGATGGATGCTGCCGCCCACGCAGAGGCTCAGCGGGCGATTGCCGAGGCGTTGGAGGCGGGGGCGCTAACCCACAATATTGCCGCGCGCTATCCACTCGACGACATTGTTGCTGCGCACGAATTTCTCGAAAGCGGCAAAGCGCTCGGGAAGGTGATCGTCGCCAGTTAG
- a CDS encoding cation transporter: protein MADQCCSGKSGKTALNDPRWRRVLWIALLINAAMFGVEIVAGVAADSRALQADALDFLGDAANYAISLGVAGMALAWRARAALLKAGTMLAFGLWVFASAAWGFITGTAPHAETMGLIGALALVSNVAVALMLYRYRTGDANMRSVWVCSRNDAIGNLAVMAAALGVFGTGQGWPDLAVAAIMAGLAIWGSLDVFRHARRDLSSGTAEAA, encoded by the coding sequence ATGGCCGATCAATGCTGTTCCGGCAAAAGCGGCAAGACCGCGCTCAACGATCCGCGCTGGCGGCGCGTGCTGTGGATCGCGCTGCTGATCAACGCCGCGATGTTCGGGGTGGAGATCGTAGCAGGGGTGGCGGCCGATTCGCGCGCGCTGCAGGCCGATGCGCTCGATTTTCTGGGCGATGCCGCAAATTATGCGATCAGTCTTGGCGTCGCCGGCATGGCGCTCGCGTGGCGCGCCCGGGCGGCGTTGCTGAAAGCCGGGACGATGCTGGCGTTCGGCCTCTGGGTTTTCGCGTCAGCGGCGTGGGGCTTCATCACCGGGACCGCGCCGCATGCCGAGACGATGGGGCTGATCGGCGCCCTAGCGCTGGTATCCAACGTCGCTGTCGCGCTGATGCTCTATCGCTATCGAACCGGGGACGCCAACATGCGCTCGGTCTGGGTCTGCTCGCGCAACGACGCGATCGGCAACCTCGCGGTGATGGCGGCGGCGCTTGGCGTGTTCGGAACGGGGCAGGGCTGGCCCGATCTCGCGGTGGCGGCGATCATGGCCGGGCTGGCGATATGGGGCAGCCTCGACGTCTTTCGGCACGCGCGCCGCGATCTCAGCTCGGGGACAGCCGAAGCCGCCTGA
- a CDS encoding HlyD family secretion protein, which translates to MTDTEDKKTPPPAEAPAPQPEPAPDTGQPASAEAPPAGGGGWRPDRSRRQIVLFAGLILIGALAILYAWGLPPFRPDSQTTDNAYVRGQTTIISPQVGGYVTQVLVQDFERVAAGQILVRIDDRIYRERVAQGAANIAAQNASLSNSEQSQRSAEAQVQLQDAAVANAGAQLQRAQADMRRVNELVDAGSVSLRERDQTLAALRQAEAAVRQAQAQRQIALEQVRSVTVGRGGLKAGVQNAEATRGLADIDLERTVIRAPRSGRLSEVTVRVGQLVNPGTQLMYLVPETHWVVANFKEAQTATIRVGQKARMRVDALGGAELKGTVESVAPAAGSEFSVIKPDTGSGNFVKVPQRIAVRIRIDPGQALAKRLGPGMSVIATVDTDSGR; encoded by the coding sequence ATGACCGACACCGAAGACAAGAAAACCCCGCCGCCTGCAGAGGCTCCGGCACCGCAGCCCGAGCCGGCGCCCGACACAGGGCAGCCCGCCTCCGCCGAAGCACCGCCGGCAGGCGGAGGAGGGTGGCGTCCCGACCGGTCGCGCCGGCAGATCGTGCTTTTCGCCGGACTGATCCTGATCGGCGCTCTCGCGATCCTCTATGCTTGGGGGCTGCCGCCCTTTCGGCCGGACAGCCAGACCACAGATAATGCCTATGTTCGCGGCCAGACGACGATCATCTCGCCGCAGGTCGGTGGCTATGTGACGCAGGTGCTCGTGCAGGATTTCGAGCGCGTTGCGGCGGGGCAGATCCTGGTGCGCATCGACGACCGCATCTATCGCGAGCGCGTCGCACAGGGCGCGGCGAACATCGCGGCGCAGAACGCGAGCCTCAGTAACAGCGAGCAAAGCCAGCGCTCGGCCGAAGCGCAGGTCCAGCTGCAGGATGCCGCAGTCGCGAATGCCGGTGCCCAGCTTCAGCGCGCGCAGGCCGACATGCGCCGCGTCAACGAACTCGTCGACGCGGGATCGGTGTCGCTGCGCGAGCGCGACCAGACGCTGGCGGCGCTGCGCCAGGCCGAAGCGGCGGTGCGTCAGGCGCAGGCACAGCGCCAGATCGCGCTGGAGCAGGTGCGTTCGGTTACCGTCGGACGCGGCGGGCTGAAGGCGGGCGTACAGAATGCCGAGGCAACCCGGGGCCTCGCAGACATCGATCTCGAGCGCACGGTGATCCGTGCACCGCGTTCGGGCCGGTTGAGCGAGGTTACGGTCCGCGTCGGCCAGCTCGTCAACCCGGGGACGCAGCTCATGTATCTGGTGCCCGAAACCCATTGGGTGGTTGCCAATTTCAAGGAAGCGCAAACCGCGACCATCCGCGTCGGCCAGAAAGCGCGAATGCGCGTCGATGCGCTCGGCGGCGCCGAGCTGAAAGGTACGGTCGAGAGTGTGGCGCCTGCGGCAGGCAGCGAATTCAGTGTGATCAAGCCCGACACCGGATCGGGCAATTTCGTGAAAGTGCCGCAGCGGATCGCCGTGCGTATCCGGATCGATCCCGGGCAGGCGCTTGCGAAGCGGCTCGGCCCAGGCATGTCGGTGATCGCCACCGTCGATACGGATAGCGGCCGGTGA
- the nusG gene encoding transcription termination/antitermination protein NusG, producing the protein MARWYIIHAYSGFENKVRDSVLAEAERMGLTDFVESVEVPVETVTEVKRGKKVQAERKFFPGYVLAKLTMTDDVYHLVKNTPKVTGFLGSMGKPQAISEAEAARILNSKEEAAARPKTEIRVDYEIGDQVKVLEGPFASFNGVVEELDFDKARVKVSVSIFGRATPVELDFEQVERMK; encoded by the coding sequence ATGGCGCGCTGGTACATCATTCACGCCTATTCGGGCTTCGAGAACAAGGTGCGCGATTCGGTGCTCGCCGAAGCCGAGCGCATGGGCCTTACCGATTTCGTCGAATCGGTCGAAGTGCCGGTCGAAACGGTGACCGAAGTGAAGCGCGGCAAGAAGGTGCAGGCCGAGCGCAAGTTCTTCCCCGGCTATGTCCTCGCCAAGCTGACGATGACCGACGACGTCTATCACCTCGTCAAGAACACGCCGAAGGTGACGGGCTTCCTGGGTTCGATGGGCAAGCCGCAGGCGATCAGTGAAGCCGAAGCCGCGCGCATCCTGAACAGCAAGGAAGAGGCCGCGGCGCGTCCGAAGACCGAAATCCGCGTCGACTATGAAATCGGCGATCAGGTCAAGGTGCTCGAAGGGCCGTTCGCAAGCTTCAACGGCGTCGTCGAGGAACTCGATTTCGACAAGGCGCGCGTCAAGGTGTCGGTGTCGATCTTTGGTCGTGCGACCCCCGTCGAGCTCGATTTCGAGCAGGTCGAACGCATGAAGTGA
- a CDS encoding MFS transporter, which produces MATIAQSPTGAAPEQSALRPRTVAAYAATAGPTAMLALPFSVYLPPYIAEGGAIPVALVGLLFSLTTVWDGVVDPLIGTMIDRFRPGMGAHRRWMLSALVPLSLLLAVIVIVGNTLPFAALFLVMVLFYSSFSLYEVAQLSWGAALVRSPADSALLYGARDWFTKIALIVAFAAPAAAQILIPGVDLQGRIMAYAAIFLILAPVALIAIAGVPARAVVVEPGIGWRREIGASLSFPPLMLLLGVQFLNSFAFGSLTSLFVFFAASVLDLDSQSALLLFASFIGGAIASPVWTLLARRFGKPLMMMAMALLISSLLFATLVQEPRGFVQAAIFSLMLGTGFVGLLFTYSMLADLIPRDAERCGRNRSAFLFALLNLMAKFGVAAAIAVSYVLLDLVGFDPKNGAAAARELHLLFVLQPAASWMLMIGLLVLMHRHAARRPASL; this is translated from the coding sequence TTGGCCACCATAGCCCAGTCTCCCACCGGCGCGGCGCCGGAACAATCCGCGCTGCGGCCACGGACGGTTGCTGCCTATGCCGCTACGGCGGGGCCGACCGCGATGCTCGCGCTGCCCTTCAGCGTCTATCTGCCGCCCTATATTGCAGAGGGCGGGGCGATCCCCGTGGCGCTCGTCGGGCTGCTCTTTTCACTGACGACCGTATGGGACGGCGTGGTCGATCCGTTGATCGGGACGATGATCGACCGCTTTCGCCCCGGTATGGGGGCGCACCGCCGCTGGATGCTGAGCGCGCTCGTGCCGCTTTCGCTTCTGCTCGCGGTGATCGTGATCGTGGGCAACACGCTGCCCTTTGCAGCGCTATTTCTGGTGATGGTGCTCTTCTATTCGAGTTTCAGCCTCTATGAGGTCGCCCAATTGTCATGGGGCGCGGCGCTGGTCCGCAGTCCGGCGGACAGCGCGCTTCTCTATGGGGCGCGCGACTGGTTCACCAAGATCGCGCTGATCGTCGCTTTCGCCGCCCCGGCGGCTGCGCAGATATTGATCCCCGGCGTCGACCTGCAGGGGCGGATCATGGCCTATGCGGCCATTTTCCTGATATTGGCGCCGGTTGCGCTGATCGCGATCGCCGGCGTACCGGCGCGCGCCGTGGTCGTCGAGCCGGGCATCGGCTGGCGGCGCGAGATCGGGGCGTCGCTGTCTTTCCCGCCGCTGATGCTGTTGCTGGGTGTCCAGTTTCTCAACAGCTTCGCTTTCGGATCGCTGACCTCGCTCTTCGTCTTCTTCGCCGCATCGGTGCTCGACCTCGACAGCCAGAGTGCCCTTCTGCTTTTCGCGAGCTTCATCGGCGGGGCGATCGCGTCGCCGGTCTGGACCCTGCTTGCGCGGCGGTTCGGCAAGCCCCTGATGATGATGGCAATGGCCCTGCTGATCTCGTCGCTGCTGTTCGCGACGCTCGTGCAGGAGCCGCGCGGCTTTGTGCAGGCGGCGATCTTTTCGCTGATGCTGGGCACCGGCTTCGTCGGATTGCTCTTCACCTATTCGATGCTCGCCGACCTGATCCCGCGCGACGCGGAGCGGTGCGGGCGGAATCGTTCGGCCTTCCTCTTTGCGCTGCTGAACCTGATGGCCAAGTTCGGCGTCGCCGCCGCGATCGCGGTCAGCTATGTGCTGCTCGACCTTGTCGGCTTCGATCCGAAGAATGGCGCAGCTGCGGCGCGCGAGCTGCATCTGCTGTTCGTGTTGCAGCCGGCGGCGAGCTGGATGCTGATGATCGGGCTGCTCGTCCTGATGCATCGTCATGCCGCGCGACGGCCTGCCAGCCTTTGA
- a CDS encoding multidrug efflux SMR transporter has translation MPWIYLTVAGFFEIVWAFSMKQSDGFTRPVPTIITVAAMIASFALLSLSMKSLPLGTAYTIWTGIGAVGAFVVGIAWLGETASAMRIVAALLIVSGLVLMKISAPA, from the coding sequence ATGCCCTGGATATATCTGACTGTAGCGGGATTTTTCGAGATCGTCTGGGCTTTTTCCATGAAGCAGTCCGACGGTTTCACGCGTCCCGTTCCCACCATCATCACCGTGGCCGCGATGATCGCGAGCTTCGCGCTGCTGTCGCTCTCGATGAAATCGCTGCCGCTTGGCACCGCCTATACGATCTGGACGGGGATCGGCGCGGTCGGCGCCTTCGTCGTCGGGATCGCCTGGCTTGGCGAGACGGCAAGCGCGATGCGTATCGTCGCGGCGCTGCTGATCGTTTCGGGTCTGGTGTTGATGAAGATATCGGCACCCGCTTGA
- a CDS encoding efflux transporter outer membrane subunit, giving the protein MKRAALLLPLLMAGCAPAISPRPEASVVAPPADWRTPLPSEGVVERQWWGRFGDPQLSALVEQARANNTDLAIAAARVAEARAQERVARSLLLPSLSASLPGSEARTVNAFGQPSESTSAQPTFQAAYELDLFGGNAARRDAARASAAAFAAAHEAATLSVSATAASGYITLLALDERLGLLRETLVQRGEALRIARDRAEAGYTSELELRQSEAEYRAAEQQIPTIEAAIARQENALSLLVGDTPHAIARGADFDALATPAVPAVVPSDLVRRRPDIAQAEYSLAATDANLRAARAQFLPQIRLSASGGAAISSLLGDPITIWSVGGSILAPIFSGGRLEGQFDAATAQRDQAAFAYRKTVLTAFREVEDQLALIDRLGAQEQALLAQRTAVAEVLRHATNRYRAGYSPYLEQIDAQRALLSVDQSLIQLRADRLNAYVALYQALGGGIDGA; this is encoded by the coding sequence GTGAAACGCGCCGCGCTGCTGCTGCCGCTGCTGATGGCGGGCTGCGCGCCTGCGATCAGCCCGCGGCCCGAAGCAAGTGTCGTTGCGCCACCCGCCGACTGGCGCACGCCGCTGCCCTCCGAAGGAGTGGTCGAACGGCAATGGTGGGGGCGTTTCGGCGATCCACAGCTCTCGGCGCTGGTCGAGCAGGCGCGCGCGAACAATACGGACCTTGCCATCGCGGCCGCGCGCGTTGCCGAGGCGCGCGCGCAGGAACGCGTTGCACGGTCGCTGCTGCTTCCCAGCCTGTCTGCAAGCCTCCCGGGATCGGAGGCGCGCACGGTCAACGCTTTCGGCCAGCCGAGCGAAAGCACGTCGGCGCAGCCGACCTTCCAGGCCGCCTACGAGCTCGACCTGTTCGGCGGTAACGCCGCGCGGCGGGATGCGGCGCGTGCCAGCGCCGCCGCTTTTGCTGCGGCGCATGAGGCTGCGACGTTGTCTGTCAGTGCCACGGCGGCGAGCGGTTACATTACATTGCTCGCGCTCGACGAGCGGCTGGGCTTGCTCAGGGAAACGCTTGTCCAGCGCGGAGAGGCGCTCCGCATCGCGCGCGATCGTGCCGAAGCGGGCTACACATCCGAACTCGAACTGCGTCAGTCGGAGGCAGAATATCGGGCGGCGGAGCAACAGATCCCCACGATCGAGGCGGCGATCGCGCGGCAGGAAAATGCGCTGTCGCTGCTGGTCGGCGACACGCCGCACGCGATCGCGCGCGGCGCCGACTTCGACGCGCTTGCGACCCCTGCCGTGCCGGCCGTCGTGCCGTCCGATCTCGTCAGGCGCCGCCCCGACATTGCGCAGGCCGAATATTCGCTGGCGGCGACCGATGCCAATCTGCGCGCTGCGCGGGCGCAGTTCCTGCCCCAGATTCGCCTGTCGGCGTCGGGCGGCGCGGCGATCTCGTCGCTGCTGGGCGATCCGATTACCATCTGGTCGGTCGGCGGCAGCATCCTCGCGCCGATCTTTTCGGGCGGGCGGTTGGAAGGGCAGTTCGACGCGGCGACGGCGCAGCGCGACCAGGCCGCCTTCGCTTATCGCAAGACCGTGCTCACGGCGTTTCGCGAGGTCGAGGATCAGCTGGCGCTGATCGACCGGCTGGGCGCGCAGGAGCAAGCGTTGCTCGCCCAGCGTACCGCAGTTGCCGAAGTGCTGCGCCACGCGACGAACCGCTATCGTGCCGGCTATTCGCCTTATCTGGAGCAGATCGACGCGCAGCGTGCGCTGCTTTCGGTCGACCAGTCGCTTATTCAGCTGCGCGCCGATCGCCTCAATGCCTATGTCGCGCTTTACCAGGCGCTGGGCGGAGGCATCGACGGCGCATGA
- a CDS encoding helix-turn-helix domain-containing protein, translating to MKIGELSRATGTNIETIRYYERIGLLPAPARTDANYRSYGAEHRSRLSFVRHSRDLGFTIEEIRSLLDLSDHPDRDCGEADRIATTHLEQVEEKIVQLSLLRDELQRIVGRCRGGLAGDCRVIEALGDHGQCESRH from the coding sequence ATGAAAATCGGCGAATTGTCGCGTGCCACCGGCACCAACATCGAAACCATCCGCTATTATGAACGGATCGGCCTGCTCCCCGCACCCGCGCGCACCGATGCCAATTACCGAAGCTATGGCGCCGAGCACCGCTCGCGGCTCAGCTTCGTGCGCCATTCGCGCGATCTTGGCTTCACGATCGAGGAAATCCGCTCGCTGCTCGATCTGTCGGATCACCCCGACCGCGACTGCGGCGAGGCCGACCGCATCGCGACGACGCATCTGGAGCAGGTCGAGGAGAAGATCGTGCAGCTGTCGCTGCTGCGCGACGAGCTCCAGCGTATCGTCGGCCGCTGCCGCGGCGGGCTTGCAGGCGATTGCCGCGTAATCGAAGCGCTGGGCGATCACGGGCAGTGCGAAAGCCGGCACTAA
- a CDS encoding DUF2264 domain-containing protein: MTMASATALQTRGDWLTMLRTIVAPVLRHGAAGTLKSAMPVEAPTGGEGRRHFTHLEACGRMLAGLAPWLELEGLTGEEAAWQHEARGQAQALIASITDPASPDHVDFGLGLQPLVDAAFLAQAILRAPTILWNDLPPAVRTHIVREMAATRWITPASNNWLLFAAMIETLFAALKLDFDPMRIDRAIRQFDTWYVGDGWYGDGPAFRFDYYNSFVIHPFLVDILRVLPREPEWQEFGARQTGRAQRHAVQLERMIAPDGTMPAIGRSLTYRCGNLHLLAQLALLGKLPSGVAAGQVRSAMSLAMTRTLAAPETFDDEGWLTVGYSGHQPGLAEDYISTGSLYLCTAAFLPLGLAPNDPFWEDVGASPTAVRLCEGQDVVRDRAIEG, translated from the coding sequence ATGACGATGGCGTCGGCTACCGCCCTGCAGACGCGTGGCGACTGGCTGACGATGCTGCGGACGATCGTGGCGCCCGTCCTGCGCCATGGCGCCGCCGGAACGCTGAAGAGCGCGATGCCGGTCGAGGCTCCCACCGGCGGCGAGGGGCGGCGGCATTTTACGCATCTGGAGGCTTGCGGGCGAATGCTCGCGGGGCTGGCGCCATGGCTGGAACTCGAAGGGCTGACCGGTGAAGAGGCGGCGTGGCAGCATGAGGCGCGCGGACAGGCGCAGGCGCTGATCGCGTCGATTACCGATCCCGCATCGCCCGATCATGTCGATTTCGGCCTCGGGTTGCAGCCGCTGGTCGATGCCGCTTTCCTTGCGCAGGCGATCCTGCGGGCGCCGACCATCCTGTGGAACGACCTTCCTCCCGCTGTGCGCACCCATATCGTCCGCGAAATGGCGGCGACGCGGTGGATCACGCCGGCGTCGAACAACTGGCTGCTCTTCGCGGCGATGATCGAGACGCTGTTCGCCGCTCTCAAGCTGGATTTCGATCCCATGCGTATTGACCGGGCGATCCGGCAGTTCGACACATGGTATGTCGGCGACGGCTGGTATGGCGACGGGCCCGCCTTTCGTTTCGACTATTACAACAGCTTCGTCATCCATCCTTTTCTTGTCGATATCCTGCGCGTGCTGCCGCGCGAGCCGGAATGGCAGGAGTTCGGCGCGCGGCAGACGGGACGCGCGCAGCGCCACGCCGTGCAGCTCGAACGGATGATCGCACCCGATGGCACGATGCCGGCGATCGGGCGATCGCTCACCTACCGCTGCGGCAATCTGCACCTGCTCGCTCAGCTCGCCCTGCTCGGCAAACTGCCGTCCGGAGTGGCGGCGGGGCAGGTGCGGAGCGCCATGTCGCTTGCCATGACGCGCACCCTTGCGGCGCCGGAGACCTTCGATGACGAAGGATGGCTGACGGTCGGCTATTCGGGGCACCAGCCGGGGCTCGCCGAAGACTATATTTCGACCGGCAGCCTCTATCTCTGCACCGCTGCCTTCCTGCCGCTTGGGCTCGCGCCGAATGATCCGTTCTGGGAGGATGTTGGGGCTTCGCCCACCGCCGTTCGTTTGTGCGAGGGGCAGGATGTCGTGCGGGATCGCGCGATCGAGGGGTAG
- a CDS encoding MFS transporter, producing MADARASGEYVLKPHEQPLIPGSPANPDHPLHRRYFYFAIGLFLGLVSGFQNGLLLANLTLLQSHMGLTPADAGWVTVAYNMTNTCMSILLFKGRQHFGIQRFVRLTMLALVIANFLQLFDAGYRLELIARGISGIAASGLVTMAIFYMMQSLPGPKKMIALILGIGMVQLGTPLARAISPLLVYDGDITSLFAFQFGLSLVAVGAVNILPLPQGIKVRAFGVLDMISFPLLAIGVGLLCAFLVQGRIVWWPTPWLGGALALSVVLIGASFLIEHNRANPMLLTRWIASSDLVKLAFTGALVRVVLSEQSFGASGLLTSLGLVNDQLVTYYVVTAAAALLGVFLPLVRLNPLDLRTSRLVSLAIISIAAFADTHSGLNTRPINLYMSQAAIAFASVYFIGPMLMEGFLRALTRGPAYVVSFLAIFNLSQTIGGLFGTAALSAFFTIRTKAHLMTLAPSLQTDDPALAQAINGLAASLNGTIGDPALRAAVAGSNVVREAARQAAVLAYNDVFFVIGALSGLAFVIMFARWLYDRRRGFNPLAADLFRLQQMLAQRQ from the coding sequence GTGGCTGACGCGCGCGCATCCGGCGAATATGTGCTCAAGCCGCACGAGCAACCCCTCATCCCGGGCTCGCCGGCGAACCCCGACCACCCGCTGCATCGCCGCTATTTCTATTTCGCGATCGGCCTGTTCCTTGGCCTCGTCAGCGGATTCCAGAACGGTCTGCTGCTCGCGAACCTGACGCTGCTCCAGAGCCATATGGGTCTGACGCCGGCCGACGCCGGCTGGGTGACAGTCGCCTATAACATGACAAACACCTGCATGAGCATATTGCTGTTCAAGGGACGCCAGCATTTCGGCATCCAGCGGTTCGTTCGCCTGACGATGCTCGCGCTGGTGATCGCGAACTTCCTTCAGCTGTTCGACGCAGGGTACCGGCTGGAGCTGATCGCGCGGGGCATTTCCGGAATTGCGGCGAGCGGGCTGGTGACGATGGCCATCTTCTACATGATGCAGAGCCTGCCGGGACCGAAGAAGATGATCGCGCTCATCCTTGGTATCGGCATGGTGCAGTTGGGGACGCCGCTGGCGCGGGCAATTTCACCGTTGCTCGTCTATGACGGCGATATCACCAGCCTGTTCGCGTTCCAGTTCGGCCTGTCGCTGGTCGCGGTCGGCGCAGTAAACATCCTGCCGCTGCCGCAGGGGATCAAGGTCAGGGCCTTCGGGGTGCTCGACATGATCAGCTTTCCGTTGCTCGCGATCGGCGTCGGACTGCTCTGCGCCTTCCTAGTCCAGGGGCGGATCGTCTGGTGGCCAACGCCCTGGCTGGGCGGTGCGCTCGCGCTCTCGGTCGTGCTGATCGGCGCGTCCTTCCTGATCGAGCATAACCGTGCCAACCCGATGCTGCTGACGCGCTGGATCGCGAGCAGCGATCTGGTCAAGCTCGCCTTTACCGGGGCGCTCGTCCGCGTCGTCCTGTCCGAACAGAGTTTTGGCGCGAGCGGCCTGCTCACCAGCCTGGGGCTCGTGAACGATCAACTTGTGACCTATTATGTCGTGACGGCGGCGGCGGCGCTGCTCGGCGTCTTTCTTCCGCTCGTCCGGCTGAATCCGCTCGATCTGCGTACATCGCGGCTCGTCTCGCTCGCGATTATCAGCATCGCAGCCTTTGCCGACACGCATTCGGGGCTCAACACCCGGCCGATCAACCTCTATATGTCGCAGGCCGCGATTGCCTTTGCCTCGGTCTATTTCATCGGCCCGATGCTCATGGAGGGTTTCCTGCGTGCGCTGACGCGCGGTCCGGCCTATGTCGTCAGCTTTCTCGCGATCTTCAACCTGTCGCAGACGATCGGCGGACTGTTCGGGACGGCGGCGCTGTCGGCCTTTTTTACCATACGCACCAAGGCGCATCTGATGACGCTGGCTCCCAGCCTCCAGACCGACGATCCCGCCTTGGCGCAAGCGATCAACGGTCTTGCCGCGAGCCTCAACGGTACGATCGGCGATCCGGCGTTGCGGGCGGCCGTCGCAGGCAGCAACGTCGTTCGCGAAGCCGCGCGCCAAGCGGCGGTCCTTGCGTATAACGACGTATTTTTCGTCATCGGCGCCTTGTCGGGACTTGCCTTTGTCATCATGTTCGCGCGCTGGCTGTACGACCGCCGGCGCGGCTTCAACCCGCTCGCCGCCGATCTCTTCCGACTCCAGCAAATGTTGGCACAAAGACAATGA
- the secE gene encoding preprotein translocase subunit SecE: MAKPKIGEFVNQVKTEATKIVWPTSRETVQTTILVLIMTTILSLFFFGVDTIFKFIVSWLTSLAR, from the coding sequence ATGGCCAAGCCCAAAATTGGCGAATTCGTCAACCAGGTGAAGACCGAAGCCACCAAGATCGTGTGGCCGACAAGCCGCGAGACCGTGCAGACCACCATCCTGGTGCTGATCATGACCACGATCCTGTCACTCTTCTTCTTCGGCGTCGACACGATCTTCAAATTCATCGTCAGCTGGCTGACGTCGCTCGCGCGCTAA